The following coding sequences are from one Triticum aestivum cultivar Chinese Spring chromosome 5A, IWGSC CS RefSeq v2.1, whole genome shotgun sequence window:
- the LOC123106643 gene encoding uncharacterized protein → MAAQAWKTRFRERVVQAHARCLIIPGKIGHARAILATPLRGPVLRSSPIEIAEKSLDDAASDLYTAASLLGSATELALRGGATELFLPSNPVRSVRLLPGTAAAQRRACHKLLAARQLAEEAYDAVELCCDLRLGIRCLLDIHRLPGVPELIEAERLRTYDLLAKVKQTADGCVWLVAGALEDLRAAVPVRAT, encoded by the coding sequence atggCGGCGCAGGCGTGGAAGACACGGTTCCGGGAGCGGGTGGTGCAGGCGCACGCCCGCTGCCTTATCATCCCCGGGAAGATAGGCCACGCGCGGGCGATACTCGCGACGCCGCTGCGCGGGCCGGTACTGCGCAGCAGTCCCATCGAGATCGCGGAGAAGTCGCTCGACGACGCGGCCAGCGATCTCTACACCGCCGCGTCCTTGCTGGGGAGCGCCACGGAGCTCGCGCTCCGCGGAGGCGCCACGGAGCTCTTCCTCCCGTCCAACCCGGTGCGCAGCGTCCGCCTCCTCCCCGGCACCGCCGCCGCGCAGCGGCGCGCCTGCCACAAGCTCCTGGCTGCCAGGCAGCTCGCCGAAGAAGCGTACGATGCCGTGGAGCTGTGCTGCGACCTCCGGCTGGGGATCCGCTGCCTGCTGGACATCCATCGTCTCCCCGGCGTGCCCGAGCTCATCGAGGCCGAGCGCCTCAGGACCTACGACCTCCTCGCCAAGGTGAAGCAGACGGCCGACGGTTGCGTCTGGCTGGTCGCCGGCGCCCTCGAGGACCTGAGGGCTGCCGTGCCCGTGCGTGCGACTTGA